TAAACTGCCATGGTCCCTCTGAGGCATCTTGCATCCCTGCACCATCAAGATTACCAACATGCCGGGGGGAAGGATTTCTACAACCTTTAATTCATGTACTAAATTTTAGCTCAAAGAGTTCGAAAAGACAGTGCATAATGAATTGTGGATGAGCACTCCAGGGCCTCAACATCAGGAGATGCTTGTCCAATAAGGAGTTTGTTTTACCATCACCTTTGACCTCCCGCGACTGTTCCCTGGCAACCACAGGGTGGCAGCCACGGCTTTATTCATTTGGAAAATGCCTGTACCATCTCCCCAGAGACCTGTTCAAGGCAGCTCACTAAGTAAAACAGAATAATACAGTCTTAACACACAGGGCTGACCTGGAGATAACAACTGAATCTTCTGTCCTTTGAGCAGTTTCTGAACCCGACTCATCTGGCAGGAGTTCTGATGAAAGTGAGATATTTTTTGGACTTGATGAAACACCTTGGAGACAGACTTTAAACTCCCTGCAAAGAGTGCAGCATCAAATGCAAGGTCAATTCCTCCCTCTGGATGGAGTGATGTGGGAGACTGGCCTTTGAAGGAGGTGGGTCAAGAAGGGGATGTGTGGAGGGGCAGGTGACCAGAGCTTCAGCAGTGGTGGGAACAAGCAGAAATCTTAATCATACATGATGGGAGTTCTAAAGCCTACCTGTGAGCTGCTCAAAATCAGGACTTTCCGGAAAGGTGTTCTCCACTAGGCCTTCCAGCAAGTGCCTGAACCTGCCAAAGAAATGAAAGAGGAGGATGTACGGACATGGAGAGCCAATGTGGAACAGCGGCTAAAACGTGATTGAAACTGGGTTCAAAACTCTGCTCGGCCATGTCAATTGTTCAGAGAATAAAACTGGGCAAAGAACCTCACCCTAACTCCATCTATACCTCTCCCCTCGAGCTTGTATCTGTTTTCAGGGAAagtcccaactgttgatcatgttgtattttgctctctgaatgtcctagctattaatAAATGTTAATAGCAAATGCTGTTTAAACCTTGCCTCTGGTTTGCATATTAACCTTCCATAGGCTGTTCACAACAGAATCAGGAATTTTCTGTGGGATGCTTTAATCTGCTGCCAAGCCTAAATAGCCAGTGGGTGCCTGAAGTGGACCGTTCTGGGCTGGCCAGAACTCTAAAGGCAGCAATAAGCAGATAGGTTTGCTGACCGTTCTCAGATGTCCCCATCTCAGATCACCACTCCACCCTGAGAAAGAGACCCCATGGAGACCTGGGAGAAGAGCAAAACAACTGAGCGCAGCGCTGGTTTTAGGCCCGGGAATTCCAGAGGTGGTGGCTGACGTCTGGAACAAGCTGCTTGAGGGATCTAGAAGGTATGCCAGTTGCCTCATACCAGAGAGATCCTCACAGTCCGTGGGTGCAGACTGTGGTCACCACAACCACCCGTCCGATCCCAGGACTTTGCCAGGGGGGacgggcgggggcagggggggcaaggCATTGGATCAGATGCTGCTGCTTACTGCGAGAGCCTCTGCAGGGGCAGAGGGAGCAGATCTTCCAGCCGGCAGCCCCTGAACTCTGGACGCGTCTCTTGAAGCTTCTTGAAGCGGGCAAAGGATCGGTTCTCCCTCACTTGCTTCTACATGGAGCCCAGCAAAGAAGAGATGCAAGCAGGGAAGAATAAATTATACGAATATGCAacaatggcaaaactaacaacTTATATACGCAACAGGCCgatctcagaatttcaagaaaaatggaaagtttttttttattccatagctgaaaattaagaataattaagaataaATTTAAATAGAAAATGTTATAAACGAAAAAAAGAAGAATTGGCAATGTATGTTTATAATAAAACTATTGTTAGATATGAAGATACACGGAAAAGATAGTGAAACAGAAGGGAAAAAATAAGAACATATATGAGCCAGTTCTATACAGATATGATTCGATTGATGACAATATGATTTAaatctttgttttctttgtatGATTTAGATGACTGTGTTTGTGTAATATGTATGACTTAGATGATTGTAGACAATGGTAGGAGTGGATAACTCTAGAAGTATAATTTAGATTATTATAGTTCATGTTCTATGCGAGTTAATtcactgaaataaaaatgtatataaaaattaaaaaagagaggtGCAGTCATAACTGCTGGTGGGAGGTTCCCTGCTGCCATCCAAGAGAACACAGAGCGTCTTGGTGGTGGCTCCAGGGTGCAGAGAGGGCACAGAGCACTCAGagttgcctgggggggggggcggagcggGGGGGAGGAGATAAGTTCAAAGGGGAATGTTGGGGCTTGCTTTGTGGCATCATTCAGACAGCACGACCCAGCCACAGGGGAACACCAGTGGAGGAGGGCAAGGTCTACCTGCAAGATTTTCTTCGCCTCTGCAAAGTTCTCAGCATAGTGGCTGTAGAGAACCAACTGGTGAGAGAAGCTGTCCAGTCCCAGACCCAAGTGGCCTCTTTCCAGATGAAGAACTAGTGTCCTGGGTACAAAGAGAACAGCCTGAGCAGGGCGGATCACGGCCAAAGTTACTCTGTCGCATTTAGTCCCAGCAAGAGTCCTACTCTCTGCTCTGCACCTGGCTTCTAGAAGGGACTGCTGCCTCCAAGAAGCACAGCAGAGCACCACCACGGCGAAAATGTCCACCCCAGATCGACTCTCTGGTATGGCAGCTTGCCATAGCCGACAGACCAAGAACTCGGGTAAAAAGGAAAATGCACGGGTTACTCCTGTGGCTGCCGGGATCCAAGGGGAACACTGTGGCCTCTGCCATCATCCAGGAGCCGCCTGTGGGCTCCACCCATTCCCTCCCAGGAAGAACATTGTCAGGGAGTCAGAACCAGGAGGCCTGAGttcgaacccccactctgccatggaactttGCTGGTGGACCTTGCGTCAGTCCCTCTGTCTCAGCTTAAGCAACCTCAGGGGCTTGCTGCTGTGAGGGTTAAATAGGGGGAAGGAAAACAACATTGTAAGtttctttgggtcctcattggggataaAAGCAAGCTGTAAATACCTAGCCTAAGGAAAGGGTCAGGCCACCTTGGTTCCTTGCCTGACAGGTGCGGTAAGAGGCAGAGGCCCCTGGCCTCCATCACCATCCAGAGGACCAAGGGCTGCTGGTTCACGAGCACATGGAGTGGCCTCTATGGAGTCAAGAGCacaggcctatcaaggtcagtgatGTCTACTCAGCCGGCAGCAGCTCTGCAAGCTCTGAGGCACCTGCTACCTAGCAGAGATGCTGGGGAACGAGCCAGGGGCCTCTGGTCCAAAGCAGACGTTCCACCGCGGAGCCATGGCTCCGCTTCCGTTACTGCATCTTCACTCCTGCAGACGTGCCCACCAGGTGAAGATCAGCCTAATCTCACGTGGGTCTAAGTGCGCTTGAACCTCACCCCGCTTCAGGCTGGCATTGGCCAAGGGAGCTTCCTGCAGTACCTCTTCCCTTGCCCAAAGTTTATTTGCTTTGTAAGGCTGAGGATAGCTCATTTTCAATTACATACAGTGCCTGCCGTCAGCGTTGAGTACTGAATTTTGGGTTCATGTTTGCTGGTTGGAGAAACGATGTCAGCTAACGAGCAGAAGGAAATCTTATCTAGCTTACAGTAGaagaaatcttttaaaatttaGACTAGCCAGATTTTTCATCTTGCCAGAAAACAGAACCTGTACTTACTCTTGAAGGAGCAGCTGAGAACCTGGTGAGGAGAAGAGACTTTCCCATCccacaaaaatgtgacattttcaccCCTTTGCTAAAACTTTGCCCAAGAAGCCAAAGCTCTGCCACGGGCAGCCGGTCTTCTACTCTGCCCGTTCCCCCTGCCCATTGGCAAAGTCTGACCAAACGGGCCCATTACCTGCTGGCAGAGCGGATAGACTCCAGGGGTCCAAAGAGGGCTTCCACAACAGCTGGCTTCAGGGTCTCCTTGGCCTTCAGGATGGTCACGaactatttgggggggggaagagacccCTGGTTACAAACAGTTCTCGGATGTTTGCTGGCTCCAGACAGCCGCAACACACCACCATGGTGATCTGGTGTCTCCCACCCTACCCCCATCGCCACCCCCTTTCAAAAGGCAGGCCCACTGATCCAGCACCCACAGCTGGGTTGCATATCTACAGCCCTGCCCCATCTCTActaagccccaccccaccccctccccctcgccAACTGACACCCCCCTATCTCTGCCACTCTGGTGCCGAAGCCCCTTGCCCGGTCCCCCTCAGGGAGATATCAGAGGCTTGCCCCCTTTGGCCTGCCACACTCCTCCAAGGGCGTCTCTTCACGGGCTCAGCTCTCCTGGCCTCGGTGCTGCGCCCACCCAGCGAAGAGGGAGCCCCCTGCACCAGGGCCCCTTGCCCAGAGCTGCCTCCCACCAaccgcaccccccccccggcccgggCTCCTCACAGTGGCCACCAGCTCCAGCTGCTCCAGGTATCTCTGCTCGGTTTCCAGGAGCTCCCTGGCTACCCGGCAGCGCTTCCTCTCCCACCGGGCCCGCTGCTCCTCCACGGCGGGGGCGCGGCCGCTCCCAGGCAGCCCGAGCTCAGGCGCAGCAGCCATCGTGTGCTGCCTTCGGGGCGAGGACCTGCAAGCAAAGGGGGAAGAGGCGCTCGAAGCTGCGCGGCTCCTCCGGCGGGCAAGACGGGCGGCCctggagcagcaggaggacggcCAGGGCCGGCGGGCTGCTCTCGGGCGCGGCGCCGCGTCCGCCCCGTGGCTGCCCGCAGCGGGCCGGGCCGGCGGCCTTGAGGGCGCGAAGAGCCGCCTCCTGCCcgcgcccggccggccggccaagTTTGTTCCGTCCTAAGGCAGGACGCGCGCCGGGAAGGAGCGCGCAGgccccaggggagggaaggggagggggctgcttcgGGGGCGCGGGGCGGAGCTGCTGCGGGCCCCCTTCTCCGCCGGGCTCCTCGGGGGCTGGGCGGGCTGCCCTTCAGAGGCCGGCTCGGGGTCTTAGGGCAGAGCCGCGAGGCCTCCAGCGGAGCCCCAAAGGCCGCCAGGCTCGGCGGCAGGGAGCGCGGGGCTCGGGCAGCGAGGCAGGGGCCCAGCAGACCCCGCGCTCCGAGGCGCCCCCCAGCCCGGACCCAGCGCGCCCCCGCCCTGCAGGCGGCCCCCGGGGAGCCCCGAGCCCGGCCGCGCCCCTCACCGACTCGCGCCCGCGGCGTTCAAACGGCCCGCCGGCCCCGCCCGTCCTCCCTGGCCACGCCCGGGGCGGTGCCGCGCCTGCGGCCAAGGGCTCGCGGCTGGAGCGGGCTGCGGCTCGGCGGTGGCGGAAGCCCTCCGGCAGGCGCGCTTCGGGGTTTGCCTTCGCCGCCGGCCGCCTTCGTGGCTGGAGCGCCAGGCGGGTTATGCGGCAAAGCGCAATACAAGCCGCAGGAAGTGACCCCCCCCCGCCATCGCCCGGGCTATGGGGCTGGACTTGTGGAGCTCTGGGAGCAGGCCGGGACTCGACAGCGCCGGGAAGAGGAAATTCAGCAGTGCGCCAACCACGCCGAAAGAGCccacctgcagcagcagcagcagcagcagctggtcgTAGGAGT
This genomic window from Eublepharis macularius isolate TG4126 chromosome 8, MPM_Emac_v1.0, whole genome shotgun sequence contains:
- the ARHGEF39 gene encoding rho guanine nucleotide exchange factor 39, with the translated sequence MAAAPELGLPGSGRAPAVEEQRARWERKRCRVARELLETEQRYLEQLELVATFVTILKAKETLKPAVVEALFGPLESIRSASRTLVLHLERGHLGLGLDSFSHQLVLYSHYAENFAEAKKILQKQVRENRSFARFKKLQETRPEFRGCRLEDLLPLPLQRLSQFRHLLEGLVENTFPESPDFEQLTGSLKSVSKVFHQVQKISHFHQNSCQMSRVQKLLKGQKIQLLSPGRWYLQEGWLMVVPPKGEEVQRRMFFLFSDILLVTKPCHPLHPWNSHKFACQAVYPLSQCTVRKVFGHTQSHGGLLSLSFPHKKLLLLSCDQEDFNKWHQKLVTAIRQLEINPATSC